The following DNA comes from Ignavibacteriales bacterium.
ATGCCATAGCTTCCAAATCCGCGAATCTCTATCGCTTTACCTAACTTTAGTGACTCAATCACTGTCATTAAAAATCCATCAACAATAACTTCAGTTTCAAGTTTTGTAATACCGGTACCTAAAGCAATTTTTTCAACAATATCAGCTTTAGTAATATGTTTCATTATACTTTCTAAATTATTTCTATCAAAATCTTTGTTAAAATTATTATTTTTTTCGCTAATATCAAAATTTATAAAGAGTTAGGTAATGCAAACTTGAAAGAAAAAAAGTAGTATTTTCTTCTAAAAGATAATTTATTATAACAATCTACGGAACAATAAAAGTGTCCCACTTTGGAAATCAATCTCAAAACAGAACCTTAAAATCCTTAAAAATTGCTTTTATCAACTAAAATATGCTGGCATAATGATTGATTTTA
Coding sequences within:
- a CDS encoding integration host factor subunit beta, translating into MKHITKADIVEKIALGTGITKLETEVIVDGFLMTVIESLKLGKAIEIRGFGSYGIRKKRGRLARNPKSGQKVFIEEHFAPTFKFSKEFKSIVAEGLKTS